The region GCTTTTTTAGCTCTCGTGCAATCTGATTGGGACCTTTACCACCAACACAGAGAGAAAATATCAGCTTTACAACCTCGGCAGATTCTTCATCGCGAATAAGATGGCTCTTTGGATTTTCAGGGTCACGCATATAACCATAGGGTGGCTTGCCACCAAGCCAAGCACCTGTTTCAGCTTTGGCACGCTTTGCTGCACGAATTTTTCGGCTACAGTCTTTTGCATAAAGCTCGTTAATTATATTTTTAAAAGGGGTAAAATCATCATTGCCATACAGACTGTCAATGCCATCACCGATAGCGATAAACCTAACATCGTAGTTTGGAAATACGATTTCTGTGTATCTGCCTACCTCTAAATACTCACGACCAAATCGGCTCATATCTTTTACGATTATGGTTTCGACCTGGCCATTTTCCACGAGCAACATTAGCTCCTTGAACGATGGTCTGTTAAAATTCGTACCCGAGAAACCGTCATCCGCCATGAATTTTAGATTTTCAAAACCATTTTCCTTTGCGTATTTTTCTAAAATCAACCTTTGGTTATTAATACTGTTGGACTCACCTTGACTACCATCATCTTGACTTAGCCTTGCATATAAAATTGTGTACTTATCGTTTGCCATTTTTACGGCTCCTTTCTCTTGGCAAACTGAATACGATGTGTGCGGTAGAACCGCAACCACATCATACCCAAACGATTTGCCAAAGTCTACTGAATAACTGAAACTATTCAGCTTTTTTCATTACATCCAAGTCAATCAGCTTAATGATTTTTTCTGTGGGTGTAGCTGTTGCAACCATTGGAAATACAGAAGTAACAAAGAAGGTTTGACCGTTTATCCTCATCTGTCGTTCGGTACGCATACCGGCTTCGTCAAAATATACCCCCGCATCACGATAGACAGACATTATCCTTCCATCCTGCTGCCTTGTTAAAGGCATGGTTTCTCCATAAAATCCAGTATTTTTATTCATTAAATTCCTCCATCATACGAAGTATCAAGGTTCTCGTAACCCATTCAAAATCTTTGACTTTGCAAATGGGTGAAGTTCTTACATTGTCATTTTAAATTCTTGGTTCTCGTGGTCATCTTCTTTTTGACCGACAGCCAGTTTTTTCTTTCTGCGTGTGCTTGGTGTAATAGTTGTGGTAGCATCTCTTACAGGAGGGGACTCACCAAGAGATTCCACAGAACGACCAAGGCTGACAATATCACTCCCAAGGGTAGCAAGCTGATGAGTATCCAAAGTAAAACCGTCCAGTTTATGCTGGGTAGCTTCAACTTGGGCAGAGAAAAGGAACGCTCTTTCTTGCTCCCAGCCTGTGATAAGGTCTGCTGTATCTGCGACAGGCTCTTGCTGATTTTCTCCAACTCCGTCCTCGTGGGTAGGTTGTTCATCTGCGTTTTGATGCTGTGGTTCTGCTGTTGCAAGGCTTTCAGTTGGCTCTTCATCGTGATTAAAATCTCGAATAGCTCGTCCAAGTCCTGCTGTGTCAGGGGACAGGGATTGGCTGTCGGTGGTGGTGATGGTGGTGCTGATTTGTTCCTCTGTTTGAGTTCTTCCAGTGATAATTTTCTGTCTGATTCGTAGCTCAAGCTCCATCCTCTCTTTCAAATATTTTGTTTCGTGCAAGCGGTCATCTCTGCACTTCATGCCTTTGGGTGTTGTGTAGGTTATGCTTTTCCTGCTGTCCGCCCACTTGACTGAGTAGCCCTCAAACTCCATCAGCTCAACAAACTGCGCCTTGCTGACAGCGTATTTCATGCACTCGTCAATGGTATTCATCAACCGCATTTTCCAACTTTCGCCCTTGGCGGCTGCGTGGTATTCCGCAACGCTCATAGATTTGGTGCGGTCAAATTTTGGTTTTG is a window of [Clostridium] saccharolyticum WM1 DNA encoding:
- a CDS encoding relaxase/mobilization nuclease domain-containing protein, which codes for MVSIAIVSFAKFKKKQSRASMSAVMNYAMKTEKTLCEGERLVSGLNCSPQTVYHEFINTKLLHGKDSGRMYYHMVQSFPKGEDVPPKLAHEMAVKLAEHFKDYEVLICTHTDRDHIHSHFIINSVALETGRKFHISTPEIEPIRQLNDRLCMEYGFEICKPKPKFDRTKSMSVAEYHAAAKGESWKMRLMNTIDECMKYAVSKAQFVELMEFEGYSVKWADSRKSITYTTPKGMKCRDDRLHETKYLKERMELELRIRQKIITGRTQTEEQISTTITTTDSQSLSPDTAGLGRAIRDFNHDEEPTESLATAEPQHQNADEQPTHEDGVGENQQEPVADTADLITGWEQERAFLFSAQVEATQHKLDGFTLDTHQLATLGSDIVSLGRSVESLGESPPVRDATTTITPSTRRKKKLAVGQKEDDHENQEFKMTM